In the genome of Lathyrus oleraceus cultivar Zhongwan6 chromosome 4, CAAS_Psat_ZW6_1.0, whole genome shotgun sequence, the window CGCACTCCCCGTAAGCGTGTCCTTAAGATACGTTTATTCCCCATTGAAACCTTGACCACAGTCAAGACGTTTCTAACCTCCCTTACGAGGGGAACTACAATTACTCTGATTCCATTCCCGTCaggatatgtaggcacaagatgcgacGTCTTGCCGAGTAAACTTAGGACTAACCCTTAGGTCTCTTTTAGGTCACTTTATCCTTTAGCTCAGTACATATTCCCAAcagataataaaaataaaaagacaTACAATAAAcaaaaggttcctgtagagtactacagaagtttagggtgctagtaccttccctaagcttaaccaaccccttacctagGTATCTCCCTGCATTGTGCTTACGATGCAAGTATAGGTTTTTCCTCTTTTGACCTTGTCCTTCGGATAAATCAAAGAGCGGTTGTGAATTAAGAATTGTGATTCAAGCTAATTAATAGTTTGATATCCTATTTCCACCGCAACAgaaaatggcgactctgctggggaacaacatAATTAAGGGTTGCCCCTATTTTGTTTATTGTATGATATTTTATACTATTAATTGtatgtatatattattgtgtaTTATGGGGGGTATCTTTGTTGTGAGGTAAGTCCTACACCCGGATTTGAGTGAACTTATTATAGGAGGTGATAGATTCAACGAAGCTTATAGGGAGTTGAATCCCGACCAAGCCGACTTGAGAATCACCGCTCAGTTGAGGCCCTTTTGAAAGGTAGTTCTGTTGAACGAGTAATCATGAAGACACTTACTATCTTCGATGGGAGCCTATGACACTGGGGACCGTAGTTACCTTAACACCACTTTGGCCTTATATAGGACGTAATGCGGGGACTATGAGGGAGTAATCCCAAAATAGTTGCTACGCGATACCACACTCAAAAGAggttctcttgagaatattattaaCCACCGAGTCAATTGGGAAAttgataatatccgaaagatggacTGATGACTTTGGGCACCGATTTAGAACCCTTGTTCCGCAGGTACAATTAACCCTATAGTACATACCTCTGTGGGATGGGTAGACCTTGACTTCCGCTCATATACCTTTAACCTAGGACTTTGTGTGTTTATGTGCATTACATCCATAAAACATCACATTGCATTACATCTCATGGAATTCAAATTTTATTTATGAACATCGCAGGCTACCATGGATTACAATAAGAGAAACACCTTGAAATACTCTTTTAAGAATTTTAAGTTGGATGACCTAAGGAAGCTAGGAGCTTTGGTTGAAGATCAAGAGGGGTTCAAGGACAAGTACGGAAGGCTATTATCCTTATTGAGAATCCAAGTGAAGGATGGGCTTCTTTCTACGTTactacagttctatgatccggatTACCATTGTTTCACGTTCCCAGATTATCAGCTATTACCTACCTTAGAAGAGTACTCTCAGTTGGTGGGGTTACCTATTATGGATAAGTCTCCGTTCCCTTTCTTAGAGAAGGACCCTAAAGAGGAAGACATTGCTAAAGCCATATGCTTAAAGGTGTCCGACATCAAAGGCAATATGATCGCCAAAGGCGGAACTGTAGGGTTACCTACGCTTTTCTTAATCAAGAAAGCCCAATATTATGCCGATCATTTAAGCATGCCTACCTTTGAAACAATCCTTTCTTTGCTTATTTATGGAATGCTACTCTTCCCAAGTTTTGAAGGATTCGTTGACATTAACGCCATCAAAATATTCATGAAGAACAATCCAGTACCAACGTTATTGGGTAACACTTATCATTCCATACATCTCCGGAATTTTCATGGTGGAGGAATGATCACCTGTTGCGTGCCTTTattatacaagtggtttatttcgcacttgcccAAGTCTTTTTTGAGTCTTGACAAGGGATTTTGGTCACCAAGGGTCATGGCGCTGACACACTCGGACATCGTTTGGTataatcgtgtgtatgatggaATACTAATTATCGACAGCTGTGGAGACTTTGCCAACGTACCTTTACTTGGTTTTAATGGAGGAATCAGCTACAATCCAGTCCTAGCTCGCCGACAGTTAGGGTATCCCTTGAAAGAACCGCCTAAAAGTGTTCATGTGGAGAAAATCTTCTTTAAGGGTGACAAAGAACTTCAAGATCAGATTGTATCCGCTTGGCGTCATTTGCACAAGAAAGGCAAAGAAAGTTTGGGAAAGCCGAATTGTGTGTCTATGGAACCTTATCTTCGTTGGGTCCGGGAAAGAGCCATCAAGCTGAAGATGCCTTATACTCGCCAAGATCCTTTACCTCCGAGAAGAGAACCTGTTTTAGTATTCATGTCCGAAGCTGAAAAGTTGGAAATCGCTTTGAAGAGATCACAACATGAGGCAGAAACGTGGAAAAATAAATATCAGGTTATCGTCAGTGAGAATGAAGAGCTACAAATGCAGCTGCAGGCGAAGAATGAAGAAGTGCTTTCCTACAAAAAGAGAAGAATCTACGAGGATTTATTTTCCTCCGACTCTCCGCCTACTCGTTGAAGTCGTGGACTACGCTTCCTTAGGGCTTTCGTagcttttatttattttatttatttattttttcctTGTTAAGATTTTTTAAGAATATTTATTTGTAATCCATTTTCAAATTAATAGATAAAGATCCCAGTGGTATTCCGCGATGTTCGTAAAGGCTTGAATTCCATGAAATCTTTCATTCGCATTTTGCATCACATTTTGCATTTCATGTGTCTCCCGGTTGTCTCATACTCGGTTCTAACGCGTACAGTTTCGTCACCCTGAATCGATACAACACTAGAGCTCAAGCTCGAAGAAGGATGGAAGAGCACGCTCAAGAGATGGATCGCGTTAACAACGAGCTAGCAGACCTTCGAGGGAATGTAGGAACGATTATGGAACTACTTCAGGTTATCAATGCAAAGATGGATACTCAGCCTACTGTGGTCTCTGAGATCAACACTACCGCTGCCGTAGATCCGCCGGTTGTTTCAGTTGAGAACCCGTTTCCTTATGGTCTTTCGCAGAGTTTCATACATCCGCCTGTTGTTACGTCAGTTCAACAAACTATGCCAGTTGCACAAAGTGGTCAACAAGCCATGCCGGTTATACAGAACGTTCAACAGACTGTGCCTTTGGTTCCCGAGCCTCCAAAGGTGGTCCCTACCTTCACACAAGCTAATGTCCATACTCGGGTGCAGCCTTATCTTAATGAGCCTGTTTATGAAATTCTGGATGATAATGATGAAGGGTACCAGCCGCGTGATAGGCTCCGCGAGGAGGTTGTTACTATTGATAAAAGATTAAGAAAGATGGAAGGAGACCAGATCTTTGGTGCTGCTGCTAGAGACATCTGTTTGGTTTCCAGTTTAGTTATTCCGCCAAAGTTCAAGACTCCGAACTTTGACTGCTATGAAGGGACTACATGTCCGAAAAGCCATTTGATAATGTACTACCGTAGGATGGCTGCCCATGTGGAAAATGACAAGTTGATGATCCACTGTTTTCAAGACAGTCTGAAAGGTGCCTCGTCGAAGTGGTATTTAACATTGGACCAATCTCACATCAAGTCTTTTCAAGATTTGTCTGACGCTTTCATTAAGCActataagtacaacatggattTGGCTCCTGACAGGAGACAACTTTTGAGTATGACGCAGAAAAATTCTGAAACctttaaggaatacgcccagcGATGGAGGGAAATTGCTTCCCAGGTTGAACCTCCATTGACTGATAAAGAATTAGCTGACTGGTTTGTTGACACCGTTCGTCCTGAGTTCTATGAAAGGATGGTGGGTAGTGTAACCACGAATTTCGCTGATATTGTTGCTGTTGGAGTAAAGGTTGAATTAGCTATTAAGAGTGGAAAGATGTCCAGTGGTTCTAGCAGTATGAGTTCGAAGGACCAAGCTAAGAAGACTTCCGTCAATCCTCAGAGaaagaaggagggagagactcATGTTGTGTCTTCAGATAGGAGAAGGAATAGGCAGTATCAATATCCTCCACAGTATCCCCAACCACAGGGATACCCGGTTCAGTATGCACCACCGCCATACGTGGCTGCTGTTGCACCATCTTTCAACCAACAAGCTCCACAAGCGCCCGTTTATCAGCCCATGCAACAGGTTCCTGGTTATCCGCCTCCGGTTTATCCTCCTCCGAACTATCAACAAGCATCCAACGCTCAGGCGAGTCAACAACCGAGGAACCAGGCACCTCGCCAGAATGCTCCAAGGAGACTATACAAGACTTGTCCACCGATTCCGATGACGTTCACCGAGTTGTATCCTTACTTGGTGCAACGCGGTTTGGTCACTACTCGAGCTTTGGGACCGCCTCCGAATCCTTTGCCAGCCAACTACAACGCCGCCGCTCATTGTTTATTTCATGAGGGTGCGCCAGGTCACGACTTGGAGAACTGTTATGCTTTGAAAAACCTTGTGAGGGATCTGATGGAAAAGAAGATTTTGTCATTCAACGATCCGCCGCCCAATGTCAAAAGTAACCCTTTGCCTGACCATGGGGCTGTTAATGCCATTGATGCTTCGTCTGAAGAGAATTCTATCCTTGATGTAGCTCAGATTAAGACTCCACTCAAGGCATTCCATTCAAAGCTGTTTAAAGCAGGCCTAGTATCTGTTTCCCATATCGGTTGTACGAGCTATAAGGGATGTGATAAGGGTTGTGTTATGGTTCGGAAAGATGTTCAGAGATTGATTGATGATGGTTTTTTGCAAGTAGTTAACCAGGTGAAAGAAGTAGCCGCAATTGAGCCTACCTTCAACTTGCCAGAATCAAGGGGTAGGATACCAGTGTTTAATTTGCCAGCACCAAATTCTGTCATGCCAGTGTTCAGTATACCGACTCCTGTTACTCCAACAGTGGACCAGCCTAAACCGTTGATTATCGAAAAACCGAGCCCATTTCCATTCAGTGATCCCAAAGCAGTACCTTGGAAGTATGATGTAACCGCGATTGACAAAGAATCTGGGAAGGTCATTCCAAGAGAAGAAATGAAGGTTGATGGTGAAAGTGTGACTAACATAGCTGGGGCAAGCAGGATGACTCGCAGTGGTCGCGTGTACACTCCCCGTTTTGATGAGGCTCCACCTAGAGAGACAACTACTAACACTGTTGTGCCTACCAGAGATAAAAATAAAGAGGTTGTTACTAATGATGCAGATGCTGAATTCTTAAGGATCATCAGGAAGAGTGATTACAAAGTCGTTGATCAGCTTCATCAGACCCCTTCGAAGATCTCTATCCTGTCTCTGTTTTTGAATTCACCTGCTCATAGGGCTGCTTTGCAGAAAGTGTTGACGCAAGCTCATGTCGCTCAAGATATTACTACCGGTCAGTTTGATAGTGTGATCGCCAATATTACCGCATGTAATACTCTTAGCttcagcaatgaagagctaccGAAAGAGGGCCCGAATCACAACCGTGCTTTGCACATATCAGCGAAGTGTCAAGAGGATAATTTAGCCAGGGTGCTTGTGGATACCGGTTCATCTTTGAACATCCTACCCAAGAGAGTTCTTAGCAAGTTGGCTTACAAAGAAACTATGGTGAAGCCTACTTCTTTGATTGTCAaggcgtttgatggttctcgtagAGCTGTGATTGGAGAAGTGGAACTTCCAATTCTGATTGGTCCGCATGTTTTCAATATcactttccaagtcatggatatcaaTCCCAATTACAGTTGTCTACTTAGAAGACcttggatccatgctgctggggctGTGACTTCTACCTTGCACCAAAAGATGAAGTTTGTAGTTGATGATAAGCTGGTGATTATTCACGGTGAGGAGGATTTAATGGTCAGTAATTTATCTTCGTTCCGTTATAT includes:
- the LOC127136612 gene encoding uncharacterized protein LOC127136612, yielding MDYNKRNTLKYSFKNFKLDDLRKLGALVEDQEGFKDKYGRLLSLLRIQVKDGLLSTLLQFYDPDYHCFTFPDYQLLPTLEEYSQLVGLPIMDKSPFPFLEKDPKEEDIAKAICLKVSDIKGNMIAKGGTVGLPTLFLIKKAQYYADHLSMPTFETILSLLIYGMLLFPSFEGFVDINAIKIFMKNNPVPTLLGNTYHSIHLRNFHGGGMITCCVPLLYKWFISHLPKSFLSLDKGFWSPRVMALTHSDIVWYNRVYDGILIIDSCGDFANVPLLGFNGGISYNPVLARRQLGYPLKEPPKSVHVEKIFFKGDKELQDQIVSAWRHLHKKGKESLGKPNCVSMEPYLRWVRERAIKLKMPYTRQDPLPPRREPVLVFMSEAEKLEIALKRSQHEAETWKNKYQVIVSENEELQMQLQAKNEEVLSYKKRRIYEDLFSSDSPPTR